The following is a genomic window from Prevotella sp. E13-17.
GTTTTATGCCGGGAATGATCGGAATGGTGATGCCCATGCCTCTGGCTTTATCCACAAACTGGAAATATTTCTCATTGTCAAAGAACAGTTGCGTCACCGCATATTGCGCGCCCAGGTCTTGTTTCTGTTTCAGGTATTGCATGTCCATCTCCAGATTGGGTGCCTCCTCATGCTTCTCGGGATAGCAAGCTACCCCAATATCAAATTTCTTTCCAGGGTTCTTGATGGGCGAGCCATCCGCAAAGAAGCCCTCATTGAAACTCATCACCTGCTTAATCAGATCGGTGGTATGTGCATGTCCACCAGGAGTAGCCTTGAACACACTATCCTCCTTAGCTTTGTCACCGCGCAACAGCAGCAGGTCGGTGATTCCCAGAAACTGCAAGTCCAGCAACTCATATTCGATATCCTCAATCGTAGCACCGCTACAAATCACATGAGGCTGAACAGGCACATTGAAGCGCTGTTGAATGGCGGCTGCAACAGCTATCGTGCCGGGGCGCCGACGTTGTCGCTGACGCTCGAAACGTCCGTCGCTCAGTTCTTTATATACATATTCACTATGATGTGTAGTGATATTGATAAAAGCGGGGTTCAGTTCGCACAGTTTAGCGATGTCACCAAACAGCTTATCGGTGCCCGTACCTTTCAGTGGTGGAAGCACCTCAAATGAGAACTGCCGCTGTTGGCTTTCCTGGTTGATAATATTTGCAACTGCCATTCTTTGTTATTCTTAGCACATTTCGGTGCAAAGTTACGAAAAAAACTTGTAAAAGCGAAGCGATTTTGGAAGAATAACGCTAACCGTTTCTAAGAAACGCTTGCCAAAGCAAGAATTCGGCCTAAAATATAGGAAAGACAGGGATTTAGAGCCCCTTGATAAGGGGCGGCTATAATGCAGCGATATGCAAATTGGGGAGAATCGGTGAAGAAGTTAGGTTTCTAAATCGTAACCTCATTTAGCCATCTCCTTCATCTTTGTGACGAAACTGTTGAAGCTCGTCAGCAGTTCTTCGACGAGCGAAGCGGCAAGCCGATTACCTCGTAGGTACTGCGCTCAATTGAAATTACTTCCATGTCTTGTTTCGTTTTTATAATCTGCGGACAAAGGTACATCATGATTTCCGGATAAGATCACTCTGAAAATTTCTTGTTGTGAAATAACAATTCAGGGAAACAAAAGCCTAATGTCTGCCGAGCTTGCTCATCAGAAAGCAGACACGCATCTTTGTGTGGCACTCCACAGAAAAGTGCGTATTAGGCTACACCCTTCTACGGGAACTGTTTGCGGTATGGCAAACAAAAGGGAATAACAGGCGACCGCTATTGTGGCATATGTTCATAAAAAACTCTAAAAAAAGAACTTTCTTCTTTGTAGGATGAATAGTTTTCACTAACTTTACACCCAAACAACAAATCTGAAAGATATGCAAGACGTAAATCGCCTAAAAATTGTGCTCGTAGAACAGAAGAAAACCAGCAAATGGTTATCAGAAGCATTGGGGGTAAATCCATCCACCGTTTCCAAATGGTGCACAAATTCGTCGCAACCAGACATCGAGACATTAGCAAAAATCTCGAAGCTATTAGATGTGAGTGTAGAGGAACTATTTAATAAGAAGTTCATGGAGTCTGTTGCAAAATAACTACTATGCCAGTAGATAATAATGAAATAGAAATTAACAGAATCAGAATTATATGAGCAACAAAGAACCTGGCTATGTTTACATACTGACTAATCCCAGTTTTCGCGAGGATTGGGTGAAGATCGGCAAGAGTTCACGTCCTGTGGATGTGAGAAGCAAGGAACTGGATAATACTGCCGTTCCCTTGCCCTTCGAGATATTCGCCACAATGAAAACCACGAAATACAACGAGGTAGAGAAGTTGGTACATAAGACCATTGACCGCCTTACTGACTTACGCATCCGCCAAAACCGCGAGTTCTTCAATGTGGCTCCACAGATGGCCCTCGACATCTTCCGCGATATTGCCAGTGCGATAGACGATGCCGAAGTAACACTCTACGAAGATAACAAGCCCATCGTGGAAAGCGAACACAAGGAGCCACAGAAGCGAGAGGTGAAACGCCCCCGTTTTAAGTTCTCCATGTGTGGCATCAAGATTGGTGAACAAGTCACCTTCGACCCAACGGGTCTTGTCGTGAAAGTAGCCTCCGATGACAGCATCGAATACGAAGGACGCATCTATAAACTCTCCCCCTTCGTTGGCACCTTCATGCCAGAGGAACATTGTAATGCCTCTGGTGCCTATCAAGGTGCCAAATATTTCTCGTATAATGGGAAAGTACTGGATGAGATTAGGAAAGAAAAAGAAATAAGTTAGTATTTCAATAATATGGCAAACAAACAGACGCATAGCATAGAAGAAATCGTAGAGCAATGGGCGAAAGAACAACTAAAAGGAATCAAACTCTACGCTAAAAACGATTTTATCAATGCACAAATAGAGAAAGCCCTCAAAACTGCTCCATCTAAAAAAGGTGGTAAAGGTCCCAATTATCCTGATATTAAATGCATCATTCCAGCAGCAGATGGTGATATTCCCGTCATGATAGAGGTAAAGGGGATGAAAGATGCGCTCATCAAGCTCAATGAAGAAACAGGATTGCCTGACAATGTGACAAAAAAAGGTGAGCCAAACTTTACGAATATCGCTAAGTATGCTGTCAATGGAGCTGTCCACTATGCAAATGCCATCGTTCGTCATACGACCTACAAAGAAGTGCTTGCCATAGGAGTGAATGGATATAAAGACGAAACTGATGAAATTATCTATGAAGTCAGCGCATGGTATCTTTCACGTAAGAATCTTTTCCTACCCAAAGAGATTGGGCGTTACAGCGACCTGTCTTTCCTGTTAAAGAAGTATCAGCAGACATTGTTGAAGCAACTTGCCAATATTGACCTAACCGAAGAGGAAATAGAACAACAGAAATCCAACTTAGAGGATGATATTGAGCGCAAGCTTAAGGAACTAAACCAAAAGATGCAGGACGAACTGCGGATTGTTGTTAACCAACGTGTACAGCTTGTAACGGGCTTGATTATGGCTGGGCTTGGGGTAAAAAATGATGATGGAACATTCAAAGTTCATCCATTGCAAGAAGACGAATTACGTGGTAATACTGACTCGGAAAACAATGATGGAGCCGTTATTATGAGCAAAATCAAGTCTTACTTGAAGGACAAGAGTCTTCCTATGGAAAAAATAGACATGATCGTCCGTATACTTAAAGTTGTATTTGTCGATTCTGGTTTAGAGGTGCCTGTCAATGGAGAAAGTAAACTTAAAACATTGTATCATGACATCAAAATTGATATTATCCCCTTCCTGACTGGCGAACTGCATAATCTTGACTTCACAGGTAGATTGTTTAATGTTCTGAATGCCTGGGTCGATGTACCAGATGGAGCAAAAAATGACGTTGTACTCACGCCACGTTCTGTTACAGAATTAATGGCGAAACTCTGTCAGGTGAATAAAGACTCATACGTTTGGGACTTTGCAACAGGTTCTGCAGGATTTCTCATTTCCGCAATGCATTTGATGATTGCCGATGCCAAAGCTAATATCCCCAATCCGGATGAAAGAACAGAGAAAATCCTACACATCAAGACAGAACAGTTGCTTGGTATAGAGAAACTGGCCGATATATATCTGCTTGCCGTATTGAATATGATTCTGATGAAAGATGGATCAGCGAACATCATTCAGGGGGATTCCTTGAAGGATTTCAAAGGCAATTATGAACAAGGTGAATTGAAGGGAAAGCCCTTCCCTGCTGACGTGTTCCTACTGAATCCTCCATATTCCGCTGCAGGCAAAGGTTTTGTATTCGTAAAACGTGCCCTCGGCATGATGACACATAAAGGAATGGCCGCCGTACTCATCCAAGAAAATGCTGGCAGTGGCAATGGTTTGCCATATACGAAAGAAATTCTTAAAGGGAATACGCTTGTGGCTTCAATTAAGATGCCAATAGACTTGTTTATAGGAAAATCATCAGTACAGACAGCTATCTATGTGTTTAAAGTGGGCACACCCCATACGAAGAATTCAGTAGTGAGGTTTATTGATTTCTCAAATGACGGCTATTCACGTATGAACCGTCGTCATTCCAGTCAAAGTGTAAATCTCCGTGATACCGATAATGCTCATGGGCGTTATGCTGAAGTCGTAAATTTGGTGCGATATGGAAAGGGTGTTAACAATGAGAATATTAAATACTATAATGGCTCCTATATAGAAGACTATATAACACTTAAAGGTAACGATTGGACTTATGGTCAGCACAAAAATATTGACCCCATTCCTACAGATGCAGATTTCCGAAAAGTGGTGAAAGAGTATCTCTCATTGCGAATATTAGAAATCATTAAGAATGAAGGAGGAAGTGGTTTGGGCATAAAAGACTGTACCTTAACTAGAAAAGACTATGAAGCATTGAGTTTTATAGAAACAGGACGAATAAAAACTAAGCCAGTGATAATAGGTGATATTCTCACCGGGGAAAAAGGTGATGTTGACATTCAGAATAAGGATATTAATGGTAGAGGATTCTATTTTATCAATTCAGGTGTTCAAAACTTTGGAATTAAAGGTAAGACGGATTGCATAGCTAAAGTATTTCCTCCGAATACCATCACAATAGATTTCTTTGGTAATGCCTATTATAGACCTTTCCACTATGTCATGGCTACACATAACCATGTGTTTTCTCTGTCAGGAGATATAATTAAAAATGAGAATGTGGGATTATATCTCAGTGCTTCCATGTCATATTTGAGCAAAATTTACTCATTTAATAACATGGGGACTTGGCCCATTTATAAGACATCTTTGATTTATTTGCCCACAACAACCGAGGGAAATATTGACTACGTTTTCATGGATACTTGTATTAGTGCTATCAAGAAACAATGTATCGCAGCACTAATGAAAGCCATAACACAGGATGCTATTGTAAATGATCAGGTTTTAGAAATACAACCAACATCTAATAATGTGGTTGAGATGTCTAATCCATCAAGCCATTATTCAGAATATGACTTTGCCCCCTTAATGGCAGCCGAACCTTTCGAGTGCTATAAGTGGGAAGGGTTTGACCAAAGCATTTGCGATTTCTTTGGAGGTGACAAAACTATTCTTATTGGGTGCTATAAGGGGAAGAAATACAAAGATTGGATTCACACCCATAACATTTATACCATAAGGTTAGGGGATACCAAAGGTTCTATGGAAGCTAATCG
Proteins encoded in this region:
- the metF gene encoding methylenetetrahydrofolate reductase [NAD(P)H] is translated as MAVANIINQESQQRQFSFEVLPPLKGTGTDKLFGDIAKLCELNPAFINITTHHSEYVYKELSDGRFERQRQRRRPGTIAVAAAIQQRFNVPVQPHVICSGATIEDIEYELLDLQFLGITDLLLLRGDKAKEDSVFKATPGGHAHTTDLIKQVMSFNEGFFADGSPIKNPGKKFDIGVACYPEKHEEAPNLEMDMQYLKQKQDLGAQYAVTQLFFDNEKYFQFVDKARGMGITIPIIPGIKPLAKLTQLTVVPRTFHCDIPEALAREIVKCKTDEDARQLGIEWTTQQCRELYAHGVNDIHFYTISAVESVVEIVKQLA
- a CDS encoding N-6 DNA methylase; the protein is MANKQTHSIEEIVEQWAKEQLKGIKLYAKNDFINAQIEKALKTAPSKKGGKGPNYPDIKCIIPAADGDIPVMIEVKGMKDALIKLNEETGLPDNVTKKGEPNFTNIAKYAVNGAVHYANAIVRHTTYKEVLAIGVNGYKDETDEIIYEVSAWYLSRKNLFLPKEIGRYSDLSFLLKKYQQTLLKQLANIDLTEEEIEQQKSNLEDDIERKLKELNQKMQDELRIVVNQRVQLVTGLIMAGLGVKNDDGTFKVHPLQEDELRGNTDSENNDGAVIMSKIKSYLKDKSLPMEKIDMIVRILKVVFVDSGLEVPVNGESKLKTLYHDIKIDIIPFLTGELHNLDFTGRLFNVLNAWVDVPDGAKNDVVLTPRSVTELMAKLCQVNKDSYVWDFATGSAGFLISAMHLMIADAKANIPNPDERTEKILHIKTEQLLGIEKLADIYLLAVLNMILMKDGSANIIQGDSLKDFKGNYEQGELKGKPFPADVFLLNPPYSAAGKGFVFVKRALGMMTHKGMAAVLIQENAGSGNGLPYTKEILKGNTLVASIKMPIDLFIGKSSVQTAIYVFKVGTPHTKNSVVRFIDFSNDGYSRMNRRHSSQSVNLRDTDNAHGRYAEVVNLVRYGKGVNNENIKYYNGSYIEDYITLKGNDWTYGQHKNIDPIPTDADFRKVVKEYLSLRILEIIKNEGGSGLGIKDCTLTRKDYEALSFIETGRIKTKPVIIGDILTGEKGDVDIQNKDINGRGFYFINSGVQNFGIKGKTDCIAKVFPPNTITIDFFGNAYYRPFHYVMATHNHVFSLSGDIIKNENVGLYLSASMSYLSKIYSFNNMGTWPIYKTSLIYLPTTTEGNIDYVFMDTCISAIKKQCIAALMKAITQDAIVNDQVLEIQPTSNNVVEMSNPSSHYSEYDFAPLMAAEPFECYKWEGFDQSICDFFGGDKTILIGCYKGKKYKDWIHTHNIYTIRLGDTKGSMEANRKLFESTSLLVLYELGKPNKLSAYKIVGNKEMSKEELLAMEYPNKKPRKSYMTFSVKLLEMDLTFLIEHHLVERLIELNPENAKGTPVFIQP
- a CDS encoding GIY-YIG nuclease family protein, which produces MSNKEPGYVYILTNPSFREDWVKIGKSSRPVDVRSKELDNTAVPLPFEIFATMKTTKYNEVEKLVHKTIDRLTDLRIRQNREFFNVAPQMALDIFRDIASAIDDAEVTLYEDNKPIVESEHKEPQKREVKRPRFKFSMCGIKIGEQVTFDPTGLVVKVASDDSIEYEGRIYKLSPFVGTFMPEEHCNASGAYQGAKYFSYNGKVLDEIRKEKEIS
- a CDS encoding helix-turn-helix transcriptional regulator: MQDVNRLKIVLVEQKKTSKWLSEALGVNPSTVSKWCTNSSQPDIETLAKISKLLDVSVEELFNKKFMESVAK